One window of Agromyces rhizosphaerae genomic DNA carries:
- a CDS encoding amidohydrolase → MQQHADLVFSGGPVFTATTQRNRATAVAVTGGRIVAVGHDEVRELIGPHTEQVDLAGRMLVPGFQDAHAHPVWGGLDLMRCNLAHVFGTPQLYLDMIAEYAAARPDDEWVLGGGWTMSAFPGGTPLAADLDRVVPDRPAFLPNRDGHGAWVNSVALRLAGIDRHTPDPADGRIERDADGNPSGTLHEGAMSLVNRLLPRTTDDELQQAVLLGQEFLHSYGVTGWQDAIVGSYGDAGDAGPAYVQAAERGLLTGRVVGAIWWDRTRGLEQIDDLVAKREAYRGGRFASTSIKLMQDGVPENFTASMLEPYCDGHGHPSDNSGISFIAPEVLNEAVPRLDALGFQAHFHAIGDRAVRECLDAVEHAITRNGRSDHRHHISHIQVIHPDDLHRFRELDVVANMQMLWAAYEPQMVELTLPFLGDERAAWQYPFGDLLRSGAVLAAGSDWSVTSPNPMSAIHTAVNRKSAPGLEEGEYDPFYIGQRLDLGTALTAYTAGSAYVNHLDDLTGTIEVGKYADLTVLDRDPFAAPDDEIGLTTVEQTFVEGERVYASGS, encoded by the coding sequence ATGCAGCAGCACGCCGACCTCGTCTTCTCGGGCGGCCCGGTCTTCACGGCCACCACGCAGCGCAACCGGGCGACCGCGGTCGCCGTGACGGGCGGGCGCATCGTCGCCGTCGGCCACGACGAGGTGCGCGAGCTGATCGGGCCGCACACCGAGCAGGTCGACCTGGCCGGGCGGATGCTGGTGCCGGGGTTCCAGGACGCGCACGCGCACCCGGTGTGGGGCGGGCTGGACCTGATGCGCTGCAACCTCGCGCACGTGTTCGGCACGCCGCAGCTGTACCTCGACATGATCGCCGAGTACGCGGCCGCGCGCCCCGACGACGAGTGGGTGCTCGGCGGCGGCTGGACGATGAGCGCGTTCCCGGGCGGCACGCCGCTGGCGGCCGACCTCGACCGCGTGGTGCCCGACCGGCCGGCGTTCCTGCCGAACCGCGACGGCCACGGCGCGTGGGTCAACTCGGTCGCGTTGCGACTGGCGGGCATCGACCGGCACACGCCCGACCCGGCCGACGGGCGCATCGAGCGCGATGCCGACGGCAACCCGTCGGGCACGCTGCACGAGGGCGCGATGTCGCTCGTGAACCGGCTGCTGCCGCGCACGACCGACGACGAGCTGCAGCAGGCGGTGCTGCTGGGCCAGGAGTTCCTGCACTCGTACGGCGTGACGGGGTGGCAGGACGCGATCGTCGGGTCGTACGGCGACGCGGGCGACGCCGGGCCCGCCTACGTGCAGGCCGCCGAGCGCGGGCTGCTCACCGGCCGCGTGGTCGGCGCGATCTGGTGGGACCGCACGCGCGGCCTCGAGCAGATCGACGACCTGGTGGCCAAGCGGGAGGCGTATCGGGGCGGCCGGTTCGCGTCGACCAGCATCAAGCTGATGCAGGACGGCGTGCCGGAGAACTTCACGGCGTCGATGCTCGAGCCGTACTGCGATGGCCACGGGCATCCGTCGGACAATTCGGGCATCTCGTTCATCGCGCCCGAGGTGCTGAACGAGGCGGTGCCCAGGCTCGACGCGCTGGGCTTCCAGGCGCACTTCCACGCGATCGGCGACCGCGCCGTGCGCGAGTGCCTCGACGCCGTGGAGCATGCGATCACCCGCAACGGCCGCAGCGACCATCGTCACCACATCTCGCACATCCAGGTCATCCACCCCGACGACCTGCACCGGTTCCGCGAGCTCGACGTCGTGGCGAACATGCAGATGCTCTGGGCCGCGTACGAGCCGCAGATGGTGGAGCTCACGCTGCCGTTCCTCGGCGACGAGCGCGCGGCCTGGCAGTACCCGTTCGGCGACCTGCTGCGCTCGGGCGCGGTGCTCGCGGCCGGCAGCGACTGGTCGGTGACCTCGCCGAACCCGATGTCGGCCATCCACACGGCGGTGAACCGGAAGTCGGCGCCCGGCCTCGAGGAGGGCGAGTACGACCCCTTCTACATCGGCCAGCGCCTCGACCTCGGCACCGCGCTCACCGCCTACACGGCGGGCTCGGCCTACGTGAACCACCTCGACGACCTGACCGGCACGATCGAGGTCGGCAAGTACGCCGACCTGACGGTGCTCGACCGCGACCCCTTCGCCGCGCCCGACGACGAGATCGGCCTCACCACCGTGGAGCAGACCTTCGTCGAGGGCGAGCGGGTGTACGCCTCAGGTTCCTGA
- a CDS encoding HNH endonuclease signature motif containing protein — MEEAGEGMREQAATGVAVLLEQLPARLPAPDEIDAEWALFDRDVEAWWELVRADAEGCEAEHGVRPEHLLDLEIDEVASLTRQLERIAARRARVLERARLRALELEESRAAEREARGLRVEAPSRRRELAHRSVTAEVACATRSAEGAVSRWLADASRLADGADATLAAAESGRITFTHARTIADEVSSLPSEAHSAYEAAVLPMAEQTTPAQFRRRARRMREQMHPDSVEARVAAAAAERHVRITPERDGMAWLGAYLPAVRAASIDAQLDDLAGELGSAEGEQRTMAQLRADVFADLLTGGSSCGSVGPAAGDAVDAGREGVGDGVERGLIGRSSVAACESGDARDTSGSARPRRRGIRPTVTVTVPVMALLGHGDEPAELEGYGPIPVDVARELAGAAPSWKRLLTHPEAGTVLSVGRESYTVPPDLRAWLRVRDGTCRFPGCTRAAARCEVDHTVDWAAGGETRHDNLAHLCARHHHLKHEGGWRVQPAPGGVLHWRSPTGREYSTEPERRIGTGAPDGGRGSPAPPDPPPEDAPF, encoded by the coding sequence GTGGAAGAGGCGGGCGAGGGCATGCGGGAGCAGGCCGCGACGGGTGTCGCGGTGCTGCTCGAGCAGTTGCCTGCGCGTCTGCCCGCGCCCGACGAGATCGACGCCGAGTGGGCGCTGTTCGACCGCGACGTCGAGGCGTGGTGGGAGCTCGTGCGGGCCGACGCAGAGGGGTGTGAAGCCGAGCACGGCGTGCGGCCCGAGCACCTGCTCGACCTCGAGATCGACGAGGTCGCGTCGCTCACGCGGCAGCTCGAGCGCATCGCCGCACGGCGTGCGCGGGTGCTCGAGCGGGCACGGTTGCGGGCGCTCGAGCTGGAGGAGTCGCGGGCCGCGGAGCGCGAGGCCAGGGGGCTGCGCGTCGAGGCGCCGTCGCGGCGGCGCGAACTCGCGCACCGGTCGGTGACGGCCGAGGTCGCCTGCGCCACCCGATCCGCCGAGGGTGCGGTGTCCCGGTGGCTGGCGGATGCGTCGCGGCTGGCCGACGGTGCCGACGCCACGCTCGCCGCGGCCGAGTCCGGGCGCATCACCTTCACGCACGCGCGCACGATCGCCGACGAGGTTTCGTCGCTGCCGTCCGAGGCTCATTCCGCGTACGAGGCGGCCGTGCTGCCCATGGCCGAGCAGACGACCCCGGCGCAGTTCCGGCGCCGCGCGCGGCGGATGCGGGAGCAGATGCATCCCGATTCGGTCGAGGCCCGCGTCGCGGCCGCAGCCGCCGAGCGCCACGTGCGCATCACGCCCGAGCGCGACGGCATGGCATGGCTCGGCGCGTACCTGCCTGCTGTGCGCGCGGCGTCGATCGACGCGCAGCTCGACGACCTCGCGGGGGAGCTGGGCTCGGCCGAGGGCGAGCAGCGCACGATGGCCCAGCTGCGGGCGGATGTGTTCGCCGACCTGCTGACCGGCGGGTCGTCGTGCGGCTCGGTCGGACCCGCCGCCGGTGACGCCGTTGATGCCGGCCGTGAGGGTGTGGGCGATGGCGTGGAGCGCGGGCTCATCGGGCGTTCGTCGGTCGCGGCTTGCGAGTCGGGCGACGCTCGCGACACGTCGGGCAGTGCGCGACCGCGCCGGCGGGGCATCCGCCCGACCGTCACTGTGACAGTGCCGGTCATGGCGCTGCTCGGGCACGGAGACGAGCCCGCCGAGCTCGAGGGGTACGGGCCGATCCCGGTCGACGTGGCGCGCGAGCTCGCCGGAGCGGCGCCCTCGTGGAAGCGGCTGCTCACCCACCCCGAGGCGGGCACCGTGCTTTCGGTCGGCCGGGAGAGCTACACCGTGCCTCCCGACCTGCGCGCGTGGCTGCGCGTGCGCGACGGCACCTGCCGGTTCCCGGGGTGCACAAGAGCGGCCGCACGATGCGAGGTCGACCACACCGTCGACTGGGCCGCGGGCGGCGAGACCCGGCACGACAACCTCGCGCACCTGTGCGCACGACACCACCACCTGAAACACGAGGGTGGATGGCGCGTGCAGCCGGCGCCGGGCGGGGTGCTGCACTGGCGGAGTCCGACCGGGCGCGAGTACTCGACCGAGCCCGAGCGCCGCATCGGTACGGGCGCGCCCGACGGCGGGCGCGGTTCGCCTGCGCCGCCCGATCCACCGCCCGAAGACGCTCCGTTCTGA
- a CDS encoding aminoglycoside phosphotransferase family protein produces the protein MRTTHPDEVPTDATLARRLVAAQFPEWAHLPIGAAPSQGTDNAMYRLGDELAVRLPRMPWAAAPLEREYRWLPLIAPQLPVAAPLPLALGRPADGYPWHWTVCRWLVGEHPPVDDEADASSSALAGQHDLARDLAAFARAMRDLDPDGAPTTAWPLPLAGEDDFVSGQLAAIGATELDAIWSAARSARPPATRTWIHGDLSPGNLLVADGRLTGVLDFGTMGLGDPASEHRVAWNLLGRTTRETYRAAVDADDDEWARARGWALLQALAQLAHVAERHPPIAAGARRVLAELLSEHAD, from the coding sequence ATGCGCACCACCCACCCCGACGAGGTGCCGACGGATGCCACCCTGGCGCGCCGTCTCGTCGCCGCGCAGTTCCCCGAGTGGGCGCACCTCCCGATCGGCGCCGCACCGTCGCAGGGCACCGACAACGCGATGTACCGCCTCGGCGACGAGCTCGCCGTGCGCCTGCCGCGCATGCCGTGGGCGGCCGCCCCCCTCGAACGCGAGTACCGCTGGCTCCCGCTCATCGCACCGCAACTGCCCGTCGCCGCGCCACTGCCGCTCGCCCTCGGCCGACCCGCCGACGGATACCCCTGGCACTGGACCGTCTGCCGATGGCTCGTCGGCGAGCACCCACCGGTCGATGACGAAGCGGATGCCTCATCGTCGGCGCTCGCAGGCCAGCACGACCTCGCCCGCGACCTCGCCGCCTTCGCTCGCGCGATGCGCGACCTCGACCCCGACGGAGCACCGACCACCGCGTGGCCGCTCCCCCTCGCCGGGGAGGACGACTTCGTCAGCGGGCAGCTCGCGGCCATCGGCGCGACCGAGCTCGACGCGATCTGGAGCGCCGCTCGCAGCGCACGCCCACCGGCGACCCGCACCTGGATTCACGGCGATCTCTCCCCCGGCAACCTCCTCGTCGCCGACGGTCGCCTCACCGGCGTGCTCGACTTCGGAACGATGGGCCTCGGCGACCCGGCGAGCGAGCACCGGGTCGCGTGGAACCTCCTCGGACGCACGACCCGCGAGACCTATCGCGCCGCCGTCGACGCCGATGACGACGAGTGGGCGCGCGCCCGCGGCTGGGCACTGCTGCAGGCCCTCGCGCAGCTCGCGCACGTCGCCGAACGCCATCCCCCGATCGCGGCCGGCGCGCGCCGGGTGCTCGCCGAACTCCTCTCGGAGCACGCCGACTGA